A window of the Gemmatirosa kalamazoonensis genome harbors these coding sequences:
- a CDS encoding DsbA family protein, with translation MRGARAGGSRRPFYVALLVVLVLGAGAISWAMNRTKAASVMTIDPKAAVGIKAQGHTLGSPAAPVEIVEFADFECPGCGQFATVTEPDVRERLIKTGQVRFRIFPFQVTQAHQNTIAAALAAECAADQNKFWEMHDKLFGGQADWSAMYSPGRDPRPVFDRYVKELGLDQAAFNACYDGRQHLNTIAANTEEAMRQKVAQTPTFIIGDRMLAGAQPYDAIKAVVDSVRAKGPAAPAAAPAPDSAKK, from the coding sequence GTGCGCGGCGCGCGCGCCGGCGGCTCCCGCCGCCCGTTCTACGTCGCGCTGCTGGTGGTGCTCGTGCTCGGCGCCGGCGCGATCAGCTGGGCGATGAACCGCACGAAGGCGGCGAGCGTGATGACGATCGACCCGAAGGCGGCGGTCGGGATCAAGGCGCAAGGGCACACCCTCGGGTCGCCCGCCGCGCCGGTGGAGATCGTGGAGTTCGCCGACTTCGAGTGTCCGGGCTGTGGGCAGTTCGCCACGGTCACCGAGCCGGACGTGCGCGAGCGGCTCATCAAGACGGGGCAGGTGCGCTTCCGCATCTTCCCGTTCCAGGTGACGCAGGCGCACCAGAACACGATCGCCGCGGCGCTCGCCGCGGAGTGCGCGGCCGACCAGAACAAGTTCTGGGAGATGCACGACAAGCTGTTCGGCGGTCAGGCCGACTGGAGCGCGATGTACTCGCCCGGGCGGGACCCGCGGCCCGTGTTCGACCGGTACGTGAAGGAGCTGGGGCTCGACCAGGCCGCGTTCAACGCGTGCTACGACGGGCGGCAGCACCTGAACACGATCGCGGCGAACACCGAGGAGGCGATGCGCCAGAAGGTGGCGCAGACGCCGACGTTCATCATCGGCGATCGGATGCTCGCCGGCGCGCAGCCCTACGACGCGATCAAGGCCGTCGTTGACTCGGTGCGCGCGAAGGGGCCGGCCGCGCCGGCCGCGGCGCCGGCGCCGGACAGCGCGAAGAAGTAG
- a CDS encoding alpha/beta fold hydrolase has translation MERSGHGGTPIVLLHGFGTSSFLWRNVAPGLALARHSAFAIDLLGYGESDRPVEADFGVAAQSEYLDRALTALRIAKAIVVGVDVGGGVALRLATTRPDRVSGLVLVNTVAFDELPGRDVRTLQHNTARFAFRVAKGMFAAASLLAPILRGSVADPEAMPDRLVARYLAPFVGRDGVPHLLDLARSLRVEEVEELDLGTIAVPTLVVWGEADPWIDRNIPTRLVHAIPSLRLVRLPRVGRLVPEEAPEELTRLILEHVPTLASPADAPLPMAQLPGV, from the coding sequence GTGGAGCGCTCCGGGCACGGCGGCACCCCGATCGTCCTCCTGCACGGCTTCGGCACGTCGAGCTTCCTGTGGCGAAACGTCGCGCCGGGGCTCGCGCTCGCTCGGCACTCCGCGTTCGCCATCGACCTCCTCGGCTACGGCGAGTCCGACCGGCCGGTCGAGGCCGACTTCGGCGTCGCCGCCCAGTCGGAATACCTCGATCGCGCGCTCACCGCGCTGCGCATCGCGAAGGCGATCGTCGTCGGTGTCGACGTCGGCGGCGGGGTGGCGCTCCGGCTCGCGACGACGCGCCCCGACCGGGTGAGCGGGCTCGTGCTCGTGAACACCGTCGCGTTCGACGAGCTGCCGGGGCGCGACGTGCGCACGCTGCAGCACAACACGGCGCGGTTCGCGTTCCGCGTCGCGAAGGGCATGTTCGCCGCGGCGTCGCTGCTCGCGCCGATCCTCCGCGGCTCGGTGGCGGATCCCGAGGCCATGCCGGATCGGCTGGTCGCCCGCTACCTCGCGCCGTTCGTCGGGCGCGACGGTGTGCCGCACCTGCTCGATCTTGCGCGCTCGTTGCGGGTAGAAGAGGTGGAGGAGCTGGACCTCGGCACCATCGCCGTGCCGACGCTCGTGGTCTGGGGTGAGGCCGATCCGTGGATCGACCGGAACATCCCGACCCGGCTCGTGCACGCGATCCCGAGCCTGCGCCTCGTACGGCTGCCGCGCGTCGGCCGACTCGTGCCGGAGGAGGCGCCCGAGGAGCTCACTCGACTCATCCTCGAGCACGTGCCGACGCTGGCGTCGCCGGCCGATGCACCGCTCCCGATGGCGCAGCTGCCCGGCGTGTGA
- a CDS encoding CDP-alcohol phosphatidyltransferase family protein, whose product MSRGVSSLTPASRASALWTLPNAVSMSRVGLAAVFLATTETNARVALLAAASLSDFLDGWLARRRNAVSRWGALLDPIGDRAFVFAATATLVAGGRIGPIECVVLLFRDIMTAIGFIVARIVKWLRPITFRARPLGKGVTALQLGTLLAAILRPAAVTPLVAAVGVTSVAATVDYTMALWRERDRTLKP is encoded by the coding sequence ATGTCGCGCGGTGTTTCCTCGCTCACGCCGGCGTCCCGCGCCTCGGCGCTGTGGACGCTGCCCAACGCCGTGTCGATGTCGCGGGTCGGGCTCGCGGCGGTGTTTCTCGCGACCACCGAGACGAACGCCCGCGTCGCGCTGCTCGCCGCCGCGTCGCTCAGCGACTTCCTCGACGGGTGGCTCGCGCGGCGCCGGAACGCGGTGAGCCGGTGGGGCGCGCTGCTCGACCCGATCGGCGACCGCGCGTTCGTGTTCGCGGCCACCGCCACGCTCGTCGCCGGCGGACGGATCGGGCCGATCGAGTGCGTGGTGCTGCTGTTTCGCGACATCATGACGGCGATCGGCTTCATCGTCGCGCGCATCGTGAAGTGGCTGCGGCCGATCACGTTCCGGGCGCGACCGCTCGGCAAGGGCGTGACCGCGCTGCAACTCGGGACGCTGCTCGCGGCGATCCTGCGACCGGCCGCCGTGACGCCGCTCGTCGCCGCCGTGGGCGTGACGTCGGTCGCGGCGACGGTGGACTACACCATGGCGCTGTGGCGCGAGCGCGACCGCACGTTGAAGCCGTGA
- the speD gene encoding S-adenosylmethionine decarboxylase, translating into MPSSVARRPLSGESCLTVLTAPFLHTIADFGHVPEAQLRDTALVTGLLIAAASAAGFTAHTTPVVRALPGDGVVGLFALEGCHMAVHTFPERGVLLLDVLAPAAFRDVQKAVDVFVRRVGTSTVRTAQHPRG; encoded by the coding sequence ATGCCCTCATCCGTTGCGCGGCGGCCGCTCTCCGGCGAGTCTTGCCTCACCGTGCTCACCGCGCCGTTCCTCCACACCATCGCCGATTTCGGTCACGTGCCGGAGGCGCAGCTGCGCGATACGGCGCTCGTCACCGGGTTGCTGATCGCCGCCGCGAGCGCCGCCGGGTTCACGGCGCACACGACGCCCGTCGTGCGCGCGCTCCCCGGCGACGGCGTCGTGGGGCTGTTCGCGCTCGAGGGGTGCCACATGGCCGTGCACACGTTTCCCGAGCGCGGCGTGCTGCTGCTCGACGTCCTCGCGCCGGCGGCGTTCCGCGACGTGCAGAAGGCGGTCGACGTGTTCGTGCGGCGCGTCGGCACGAGCACGGTGCGCACGGCTCAACACCCGCGAGGCTGA
- a CDS encoding M16 family metallopeptidase translates to MATPILADALIDPATVHREVLPNGLTVLVRPDRSAPVVAINTYVKAGYFDETDDVVGIAHVLEHMFFKGTDRRGVGEIAKETKSSGGYLNAHTIYDHTSYYAVLPASGFAAGLDVQADAYAHSVVDAAELAKELEVIIQEAKRKLDNPGAVTIETLYALLHDRHRIRRWRIGVEHQLRGFRRDDVVRFYRNFYRPRNTVLAIVGDVDVDDAVARARRLYGALDDAPIARAPGEHETAPPGVRYRELTGDVGQSHLAFGWRTPGTLDDDTPRLDLAAGVLGTGRGSRLYRAVRERGLASSVGAYDSTPTEIGVFTVHLELPPERAADAARAAWSQVAALRDDGVSAAEVERVQRVAESRWLRRLETMEGQASHLCEWEALGDWTLGDRYLERLLGATPEEVTDAARRHLDPDAFAAIYYRPTDAPALAADAEALRSLLDAAEPAPLAAPRRAPYAPAAMDRAPRHERVECGVHVYRTDAGVPILVRPKPGAAVAHLGAYALGGAVDERDAEAGLTSLVARTAVKGTTTRSAAQIAEDAELLGGSVGASAGGESFGWGISVPRKHLAAAAALLADVVQHPTFPDTAFDTERGVALSELAMLRDDMYRYPLRLALGAAYPGHPYGRAVVGTEESLRALDAERARAWHRSQVVEGATVLAVVGDVDPDEAAAALAREFGALVAREAERVAAPTWPAEARQAVEHRDKAQSALAMVFPGPARRDPDRFTAQLLAGIASGLGGRFFDELRDRRSLAYTVHVFASPRALGGSVSAYIATSPEREAEAREGLLEELAKIRDGGVTAEELQRAQTYAIGTHQIHQQSGGAVLGEIIDAWLFGDGLAELDEFAERVRAVTPEAVRSLVARYCDPDVRVEGVVRGTGKS, encoded by the coding sequence ATGGCCACTCCGATCCTCGCCGACGCCCTCATCGACCCCGCGACGGTCCACCGCGAGGTCCTCCCGAACGGCCTCACCGTGCTCGTGCGCCCGGACCGATCGGCGCCCGTCGTCGCGATCAACACGTACGTGAAGGCCGGCTACTTCGACGAGACCGACGACGTCGTCGGCATCGCGCACGTGCTCGAGCACATGTTCTTCAAGGGCACCGATCGGCGCGGCGTCGGCGAGATCGCGAAGGAGACGAAGTCCAGCGGCGGCTACCTCAACGCGCACACGATCTACGACCACACGAGCTACTACGCCGTGCTCCCGGCGAGCGGCTTCGCGGCGGGGCTCGACGTGCAGGCCGACGCGTACGCGCACTCGGTGGTCGACGCCGCGGAGCTCGCGAAGGAGCTCGAGGTCATCATCCAGGAAGCGAAGCGCAAGCTCGACAACCCGGGCGCGGTCACGATCGAGACGCTCTACGCGCTGCTGCACGATCGCCACCGCATCCGCCGGTGGCGCATCGGCGTCGAGCATCAGCTGCGCGGCTTCCGGCGCGACGACGTGGTGCGCTTCTACCGGAACTTCTACCGTCCGCGCAACACGGTGCTCGCCATCGTCGGCGACGTCGACGTGGACGACGCCGTGGCGCGTGCGCGTCGACTGTACGGCGCGCTCGACGACGCGCCGATCGCGCGGGCGCCGGGCGAGCACGAGACCGCGCCGCCGGGCGTTCGCTACCGCGAGCTGACGGGCGACGTGGGGCAGTCGCATCTCGCGTTCGGCTGGCGCACGCCCGGCACGCTCGACGACGACACGCCGCGTCTCGACCTCGCCGCCGGCGTGTTAGGCACCGGCCGCGGCTCGCGTCTCTATCGCGCGGTGCGCGAGCGCGGCCTCGCCTCGTCGGTCGGCGCGTACGACTCCACGCCGACGGAGATCGGTGTGTTCACGGTGCACCTCGAGCTGCCGCCCGAGCGCGCGGCGGACGCGGCGCGCGCGGCGTGGTCGCAGGTCGCCGCGCTGCGCGACGACGGCGTGAGCGCGGCGGAGGTCGAGCGCGTGCAGCGGGTGGCCGAGTCGCGGTGGCTCCGCCGTCTGGAGACGATGGAGGGGCAGGCGAGCCACCTGTGCGAGTGGGAGGCGCTGGGCGACTGGACGCTCGGCGACCGATATCTCGAGCGGCTGCTCGGCGCGACGCCCGAGGAGGTGACCGACGCGGCCCGCCGCCACCTCGACCCCGACGCGTTCGCCGCGATCTACTACCGTCCGACCGACGCGCCGGCGCTCGCCGCCGACGCCGAGGCGCTGCGCTCGCTGCTCGACGCGGCGGAGCCGGCGCCCCTCGCCGCGCCGCGGCGCGCGCCCTACGCGCCGGCGGCGATGGACCGTGCGCCGCGCCACGAGCGCGTGGAGTGCGGCGTGCACGTGTACCGCACCGACGCCGGCGTGCCGATCCTCGTGCGCCCGAAGCCGGGCGCCGCGGTGGCGCACCTCGGTGCGTACGCGTTAGGCGGCGCGGTCGACGAGCGGGACGCCGAGGCGGGGCTCACGTCGCTCGTCGCGCGCACGGCGGTGAAGGGGACCACGACGCGCAGCGCGGCGCAGATCGCGGAGGACGCCGAGCTGTTAGGCGGCAGCGTGGGCGCGAGCGCGGGCGGCGAGAGCTTCGGCTGGGGGATCTCGGTGCCGCGCAAGCACCTCGCGGCCGCCGCGGCGCTGCTCGCCGACGTCGTGCAGCACCCGACGTTCCCCGACACGGCGTTCGACACGGAGCGCGGCGTCGCGCTGTCCGAGCTCGCGATGCTGCGCGACGACATGTACCGCTACCCGCTGCGCCTCGCGCTCGGCGCCGCGTATCCCGGTCACCCGTACGGACGCGCCGTCGTCGGCACCGAGGAGTCGCTGCGCGCGCTCGACGCGGAGCGGGCGCGCGCCTGGCACCGATCGCAGGTGGTCGAGGGAGCGACCGTGCTCGCCGTCGTCGGCGACGTCGATCCCGACGAGGCGGCGGCCGCGCTCGCGCGCGAGTTCGGCGCGCTCGTCGCGCGCGAGGCGGAGCGCGTCGCGGCGCCGACGTGGCCGGCCGAAGCGCGGCAGGCGGTGGAGCACCGCGACAAGGCGCAGTCGGCGCTCGCCATGGTGTTTCCCGGCCCGGCGCGGCGCGACCCGGATCGCTTCACCGCGCAGCTGCTCGCCGGGATCGCGAGCGGGCTCGGTGGCCGCTTCTTCGACGAGCTGCGCGACCGCCGCTCGCTCGCGTACACGGTGCACGTCTTCGCGAGCCCGCGCGCGCTCGGCGGCAGCGTGTCGGCGTACATCGCCACGTCGCCGGAGCGCGAGGCGGAGGCGCGCGAGGGGCTGCTCGAGGAGCTCGCGAAGATCCGCGACGGCGGCGTGACGGCCGAGGAGCTGCAGCGCGCACAGACCTATGCCATCGGCACGCACCAGATCCACCAGCAGAGCGGCGGCGCGGTGCTCGGCGAGATCATCGACGCGTGGCTGTTCGGCGACGGCCTCGCGGAGTTGGACGAGTTCGCCGAGCGCGTACGCGCCGTGACGCCGGAAGCGGTGCGCTCGCTCGTCGCGCGCTACTGCGACCCGGACGTCCGCGTCGAGGGCGTCGTGCGGGGGACGGGAAAGAGCTGA
- a CDS encoding ABC transporter ATP-binding protein → MTPLIEFRGVGMRYAPPLRRPVTALDDVWLDVHAGEVLGIAGPNGAGKSTLISILLGYLRPSSGVVAIDGQEPRTYIQRNGIGYLSELIDVDPRWTVREALTRFATLGGVLDAQIPLRSHQLMEKLGLGDLADRKFKHLSKGNKQRLGLAQAMLREERVLILDEPTHGLDPLWLMRFRGIVAELRRPGRAILIASHNLEELERLCDRVAILDRGRVSRVVEVTRVLPQTAESLWRITVARGAEQLAHVFPEAEDLGRGDWAVYAATLDALNAGLAALIARGVLIAGVAPAQSALELEFHDAVTEVA, encoded by the coding sequence GTGACCCCACTCATCGAATTCCGCGGCGTCGGGATGCGCTACGCGCCGCCGCTGCGTCGCCCCGTCACCGCGCTCGACGACGTGTGGCTCGACGTGCACGCCGGCGAGGTGCTCGGCATCGCGGGCCCGAACGGCGCCGGCAAGAGCACGTTGATCTCCATCCTGCTCGGCTACCTGCGCCCGAGCTCCGGCGTCGTCGCGATCGACGGGCAGGAGCCGCGCACGTACATCCAGCGCAACGGCATCGGCTACCTGTCCGAGCTGATCGACGTCGACCCGCGATGGACGGTGCGCGAGGCGCTCACCCGGTTCGCGACGTTAGGCGGGGTGCTCGACGCGCAGATCCCGCTGCGCAGCCACCAGCTCATGGAGAAGCTGGGGCTCGGCGATCTCGCGGACCGCAAGTTCAAGCACCTCTCGAAGGGCAACAAGCAGCGGCTCGGCCTCGCCCAGGCGATGCTGCGCGAGGAGCGGGTGCTCATCCTCGACGAGCCGACGCACGGTCTCGACCCGCTGTGGCTCATGCGCTTCCGCGGCATCGTGGCCGAGCTGCGGCGGCCGGGGCGCGCGATCCTCATCGCGTCGCACAACCTCGAGGAGCTCGAGCGGCTGTGCGACCGCGTGGCGATCCTCGACCGCGGCCGCGTGTCGCGCGTCGTCGAGGTCACGCGAGTGCTGCCGCAGACGGCGGAGTCGCTGTGGCGCATCACCGTCGCGCGCGGCGCCGAGCAGCTCGCGCACGTGTTCCCCGAGGCGGAGGATCTCGGGCGCGGCGACTGGGCCGTGTACGCCGCGACGCTCGACGCGCTGAACGCGGGGCTCGCGGCGCTCATCGCGCGCGGCGTGCTGATCGCCGGCGTCGCACCGGCGCAGAGCGCGCTGGAGCTGGAGTTCCACGACGCAGTGACGGAGGTGGCGTGA
- a CDS encoding tetratricopeptide repeat protein: MISTNQRSAIAALDAVRPVVARLDLAGHPDDVAADVIESWSAVETALRSLLGGSALAGQALVSEVRQRGLLDYAHAHALLGFLAARDRVSRTDYRPTDSDVDAARSGFQAIEAALGVGIGADTATYPTVRVSGGGVGTPPPPPSTTPPRAAPGAPAAPGVATPGTTARPDVYEPTAGRGRGPGLIIGVVLLLLVAAAAYWAWANSGDPAAFKDGVVQFTQGNRVAARRSFEQAAADRPKMALPHVYLARMARQDGDLPRAFNEAKTAVQLEPQNTLALREMGQYLLQAQHPEQAVKWFERALRIDGTDRVANGWMGCALQRQGNAELAARFFQRAGQGDWTACQQTAPPPGAYPPGTLPPGAVTPGALPPAPVPRP; encoded by the coding sequence ATGATCTCGACCAACCAGCGCTCCGCGATCGCCGCGCTCGACGCGGTCCGTCCCGTCGTCGCCCGTCTCGATCTCGCGGGACATCCGGACGACGTCGCGGCCGACGTCATCGAGAGCTGGAGCGCGGTCGAGACGGCGCTGCGGTCGCTGCTCGGCGGCTCGGCGCTCGCCGGCCAGGCACTCGTGAGCGAGGTGCGGCAGCGCGGGCTGCTCGACTACGCGCACGCGCATGCGCTCCTCGGCTTCCTCGCGGCGCGCGATCGCGTGAGCCGCACCGACTACCGCCCGACGGACAGCGACGTCGACGCGGCTCGCTCCGGCTTCCAGGCGATCGAAGCGGCGCTCGGCGTCGGCATCGGCGCCGACACGGCGACGTATCCGACGGTGCGCGTCTCGGGCGGAGGCGTGGGCACGCCGCCACCACCGCCGTCCACGACGCCGCCGCGCGCCGCGCCAGGTGCGCCGGCTGCGCCCGGCGTCGCGACACCCGGCACGACGGCGCGCCCCGACGTCTACGAGCCGACCGCCGGCCGGGGGCGTGGGCCGGGGCTCATCATCGGCGTCGTGCTCCTGCTGCTCGTCGCGGCGGCCGCGTACTGGGCGTGGGCGAACAGCGGCGATCCGGCGGCGTTCAAGGACGGCGTCGTGCAGTTCACCCAGGGCAACCGCGTCGCGGCGCGTCGCAGCTTCGAGCAGGCGGCGGCCGACCGACCGAAGATGGCGCTGCCGCACGTGTACCTGGCCCGCATGGCGCGCCAGGACGGCGACCTGCCGCGCGCGTTCAACGAGGCGAAGACCGCGGTGCAGCTCGAGCCGCAGAACACGCTCGCCCTGCGCGAGATGGGGCAGTACCTCCTCCAGGCGCAGCATCCCGAGCAGGCGGTGAAGTGGTTCGAGCGCGCGCTCCGCATCGACGGCACCGACCGGGTGGCCAACGGGTGGATGGGGTGTGCGCTCCAGCGGCAGGGGAACGCCGAGCTGGCCGCGCGGTTCTTCCAGCGCGCGGGGCAGGGTGACTGGACGGCCTGCCAGCAGACCGCGCCGCCGCCCGGGGCCTATCCACCGGGCACGCTGCCGCCTGGGGCGGTGACACCGGGGGCGTTGCCGCCGGCGCCGGTCCCACGTCCTTGA
- a CDS encoding tetratricopeptide repeat protein produces MPNPFLSSEEYDERAHALYNEGQYDEALTVLREGLSLYPHAVELHVGMGYARLAREEYAWARRSFDEALVLDPEHEDALAGLGETLMKFGQQDAAVRCFRRTLELGYQDDIDLMLQVGRALFREGLIEDAKEFFEIGAQQAPDSAEAVACVGYAMHRLGDDDGAITTLRRALQIDNDHVEARIYLANVLYDRGEFEAALYHLDRSTPEDHWDELGIWRLVELKKSIYRLPDDDPELQPWEARLGELAGEPDTIDEMLAEIEQAADDSGDDPEVRSQLELFGALLADAEAKRDPAASVAHRVITREGKQFDGTWDDIVSRMRDASTEFAERSVFDYMAAESRRHFRSTGVRISATSAEAFVRGSADAGLLRIVR; encoded by the coding sequence ATGCCCAACCCCTTCCTGAGCTCCGAGGAGTACGACGAGCGCGCGCACGCCCTTTACAACGAGGGGCAGTACGACGAGGCGCTCACCGTGCTGCGCGAGGGGCTCTCGCTCTATCCGCACGCGGTGGAGTTGCACGTCGGGATGGGGTACGCGCGCCTGGCGCGCGAGGAATACGCTTGGGCGCGGCGCTCGTTCGACGAGGCGCTCGTGCTCGACCCGGAGCACGAGGACGCGCTGGCCGGCCTCGGCGAGACGCTCATGAAGTTCGGGCAGCAGGACGCGGCGGTGCGCTGCTTCCGGCGCACGCTGGAGCTGGGCTATCAGGACGACATCGACCTCATGCTGCAGGTCGGGCGCGCCCTGTTCCGCGAGGGGCTCATCGAGGACGCGAAGGAGTTCTTCGAGATCGGCGCGCAGCAGGCCCCGGACAGCGCGGAAGCGGTGGCGTGCGTGGGCTACGCGATGCACCGCCTGGGCGACGACGACGGCGCGATCACGACGCTCCGCCGCGCCCTGCAGATCGACAACGACCACGTCGAGGCGCGCATCTACCTCGCGAACGTGCTCTACGACCGCGGCGAGTTCGAGGCCGCGCTCTATCACCTCGACCGCTCGACCCCCGAGGACCACTGGGACGAGCTCGGGATCTGGCGGCTCGTCGAGCTGAAGAAGTCGATCTACCGCCTCCCCGACGACGATCCCGAGCTGCAGCCGTGGGAGGCGCGCCTCGGCGAGCTCGCCGGCGAGCCCGATACGATCGACGAGATGCTGGCCGAGATCGAGCAGGCGGCGGACGACTCGGGCGACGACCCCGAGGTGCGCTCGCAGCTCGAGCTGTTCGGCGCGCTGCTCGCCGACGCGGAGGCGAAGCGCGACCCCGCTGCGAGCGTGGCGCACCGCGTCATCACGCGCGAGGGAAAGCAGTTCGACGGCACGTGGGACGACATCGTCTCGCGCATGCGTGACGCGAGCACGGAGTTCGCAGAACGCTCGGTGTTCGACTACATGGCCGCGGAGTCCCGGCGGCACTTCCGCAGCACGGGCGTGCGCATCTCGGCGACCAGCGCCGAGGCGTTCGTGCGGGGGAGCGCCGACGCGGGGCTGCTGCGCATCGTGCGGTAA
- a CDS encoding PEP-CTERM sorting domain-containing protein (PEP-CTERM proteins occur, often in large numbers, in the proteomes of bacteria that also encode an exosortase, a predicted intramembrane cysteine proteinase. The presence of a PEP-CTERM domain at a protein's C-terminus predicts cleavage within the sorting domain, followed by covalent anchoring to some some component of the (usually Gram-negative) cell surface. Many PEP-CTERM proteins exhibit an unusual sequence composition that includes large numbers of potential glycosylation sites. Expression of one such protein has been shown restore the ability of a bacterium to form floc, a type of biofilm.), whose amino-acid sequence MLDSAARSVRAARSCDGADGATIGAGLPLGALLGGLLVGTVALVVVDRGGATNAIQAALGGRLLPPEAGSPPAGNAPPDPWDPDAPAAPGPPAADPQSAGGAGVVPPSLEPPSTTGGGAPAIGGASPPGGAGGPAGPVIVVAPAQSADGAIGDSIGDADGAAVAVPGDPVPATTPPSDGVDLAAEPGSLPLLVLGALLLVVARRRRAA is encoded by the coding sequence ATGCTCGACAGCGCCGCCCGCTCCGTCCGCGCGGCCCGCTCGTGCGACGGCGCCGACGGCGCGACGATCGGCGCCGGACTGCCGCTCGGCGCGCTGCTCGGGGGACTGCTCGTCGGAACGGTCGCATTGGTCGTCGTCGATCGCGGCGGCGCGACGAACGCGATCCAGGCGGCGTTGGGGGGCCGGCTGCTGCCGCCCGAGGCGGGGAGTCCGCCCGCCGGGAACGCGCCGCCGGACCCCTGGGATCCCGACGCCCCCGCGGCGCCCGGCCCGCCCGCGGCCGATCCGCAGTCCGCGGGCGGCGCCGGCGTCGTGCCGCCGTCGCTCGAGCCGCCATCGACCACCGGCGGGGGCGCGCCGGCGATCGGCGGCGCGTCGCCGCCAGGCGGCGCCGGCGGGCCTGCCGGCCCGGTGATCGTCGTGGCGCCGGCGCAGTCCGCCGACGGTGCGATCGGCGACTCGATCGGTGATGCCGACGGCGCCGCGGTCGCCGTCCCCGGCGACCCGGTGCCCGCGACGACGCCGCCGTCCGACGGCGTCGATCTCGCGGCCGAGCCGGGGTCGCTCCCGCTGCTCGTCCTCGGCGCGCTCCTGCTCGTCGTGGCCCGGCGACGCCGCGCCGCATGA
- a CDS encoding PEP-CTERM sorting domain-containing protein: MPRLAEVAAACLLAAAALPFPLAAQTTPVYPGDPNWIADVLQNASAQITGTQPRSGNGSLQLHTTGDLQDWAYFENTAGNPNTASFGLLTDISQLAFDWFRDPLGVAGGDVPWLAQTPILRLFVRENDPAGAPHFSQLVWERYYTNSAPAPLNQWQSEDLLSQNFWRVTLEGPNGTLRSYTRAGCAGGPLDPAFPLLTLTPVAWTGPNGCYDPTNAFVWGIGVGVGSNWPHEFLGFADNVQLSFTTGTHIGANFELRPSSTVPEPATVGLLFVGLLALGAGRRAAAKRNAASVT, encoded by the coding sequence ATGCCGCGCCTGGCCGAAGTCGCTGCCGCCTGCCTACTGGCCGCAGCCGCCCTCCCATTCCCGCTGGCCGCGCAGACCACCCCGGTCTATCCGGGCGACCCGAACTGGATCGCCGACGTGCTCCAGAACGCGAGCGCGCAGATCACCGGCACCCAGCCGCGGTCGGGGAACGGCTCGCTGCAGCTGCACACGACGGGCGACCTGCAGGACTGGGCGTACTTCGAGAACACGGCCGGCAACCCGAACACGGCGAGCTTCGGCCTGCTGACCGACATCTCGCAGCTCGCGTTCGACTGGTTCCGCGATCCGCTCGGCGTGGCGGGGGGCGACGTGCCGTGGCTCGCCCAGACGCCGATCCTGCGCCTCTTCGTCCGCGAGAACGACCCGGCCGGCGCGCCGCACTTCAGCCAGCTCGTCTGGGAGCGCTACTACACGAACAGCGCGCCGGCGCCGTTGAACCAGTGGCAGAGCGAGGACCTGCTCTCGCAGAATTTCTGGCGGGTGACGCTCGAGGGACCGAACGGCACGCTGCGGTCGTACACGCGCGCGGGATGCGCCGGCGGGCCGCTCGACCCGGCGTTCCCGCTGCTCACGCTGACGCCGGTCGCGTGGACGGGACCGAACGGCTGCTACGATCCGACGAACGCGTTCGTGTGGGGGATCGGCGTCGGCGTCGGGAGCAACTGGCCGCACGAGTTCCTCGGCTTCGCCGACAACGTGCAGCTCTCGTTCACGACCGGGACGCACATCGGCGCGAACTTCGAGCTGCGGCCCTCCTCGACGGTGCCGGAGCCGGCGACGGTCGGCCTCCTGTTCGTCGGGCTGCTCGCGCTCGGCGCGGGACGGCGCGCGGCGGCGAAGCGCAACGCCGCGTCGGTCACGTAA